Part of the Pseudoliparis swirei isolate HS2019 ecotype Mariana Trench chromosome 18, NWPU_hadal_v1, whole genome shotgun sequence genome is shown below.
GCGGTGGGTCCGCCGAGACCAGAAGACGCCGAGAGGGGGCCGGAGGGACGCGGTTGGCCCTCATCGGCATGGTCGCCGGAGACAAAAGGCCGCCTGAAGAACAACGGCTTCGCCCAGCAGGCGCGATCCTTTCCCGCTCAGtaaaatgtgttgtgttcagggccctGGGTTTGACCTGCGTCATCGCTTTTGCCGCCACTCCTGTGCAATAATACAGTAATTTATGTTCTCCACAACACGCAGCTATGACCGGTAGCTAATAGCCGACCGTGGCCTCAATCAGAGGAGGATCGGCGGTCCGATTCCCCGGATCCTCGCCAGTCCATGACGATGtgcccttgggcaagacaccAAATACAAGGTGTGTGAATGTTGTATGACGGGGTGAACGACGACGTGTTGAAGCGCTTTGAGtagtcggaagactagaaaagggATATTCAAGTACCGTCTATTTTCCCTTTAATGTTGGCAAACGTGAGCAGGTAAATAAGTCTGTTTGCTCATTCGTCGGCTCCGCCTACTTCTCGACAGGACAACACATATTTAAaggcttcaacacacacactcacttttcACACATTTAACAAATCCCAACTTCTGCACCTTCCGTCCTCGTGGGTCTGCCGTCGACCGACGACATGCAAAACATCGACACTCGGCCCGTTGTAGTCTATTGTTCTCAGAGGTTACGCATCCTGCTGCACCTCCGTCTCACTGCACTGTAACCGGCAGCTCTTAGATCCTTCTGATGAGGTCTCTGCAAAGAGCTAAACAAAAGACTTACAACAGAGTGAGTGCTTATCTCCAAGCAAACATCAAAGCATCCGGAGCTTACCGCGATGATCGAGTTTGGCTTTGCGACGCGGACGGACGACCCGCTGCGACAGGTCGCCCCGTAACCGCGAAAAACGAATGGCGCACCTGGAGGGGACCGGGGGCTCTCACCGGGTCCAAGTCGAAGCGCTTACTGCGCGAGACATCTGGCGTACGGATGTGCCCAGAGAGGTACGGCCAGGTGAGGCccgcaacaacaacacgaggcGGGGGCATCACATTCCAGAGAGGAGCCTGCGGGAGGTACGGCGGGACAACGAGGGATCAGATAGCCGGAGTCACGGGGAGATACGGACGCATGGCGAGATCGTCAAAACACatggagtgtgtgagagagagagagatagggggtGTAGGGACAGGCTCAgggggtgatggtggtggtggagatAACACTGTGGGAGCTACGTTGATTAAAACATGAGCCCCCCCCAGTGCAGCGCAGCGCGCGTCACACAAATGCAAATCAGCGAGGGGGGTTTAATATGCGAGTCCGGACGGGGGCTCAACACCGAGGCCTGTAAGGTAGGCCCAAAACCCTCCAAACTGCACCGCACCGCTCTCTCCCCCGTCGGCTCACGAGTCATCCGTATTAGATCCCTACGAGGCCGAGCTAAATTCCTACAGGCAACAGCTTAATAACCAGTTTTCTCATCCCTGGACAAACACGACGCCTCCCGGCTCTCTAAGagattcactctctctctccgccgtcAGCTTTTTATCTGGCCCGGGAGTGCCGGGAAGCGGCTGCCGTCGTGAACAGCGTTTCCATCACAGATGTGTTCATCGCTTACAGTACGGCACAAAGTCTTCACGGGAGAGAGGCGCCCCGCAGACGGGAGGCGCAGAGTGTTGCGCCGGTCTCGTTCGACGGggcaatgaaacaaaaaaggaaaggggGACAGAAGAGGAGCGGAGATGTCGCCTCAGACAGGCGAGGCGTTCCCTGTTGGTGTTGACACAGCTGCTTGTTGGTACACATGGTAACCAGAGCGGCGGTTACACCCGTACACAGGAGTCGGATCCGGGTTTCTGCGTGAGAGAGAGATCGGTGTCGGTCAGACACATGCAACCGATTCCTTGCCAAGGATTTACTAAAGTACCTCCACCTGACCATCCCGAGCAAAGAGCTGCAGAGGGCTTATGGGAGGTCAGGTCACCCCCAtctcctaccccccccccctcccccacacacacaacccccactAATATGCTCTCTGTATCCACATAATACTGATTTATAGGGACAGCTCAGTGTCGTCCAACCAATCACGTGACTCCCCCGTCTCAGCCTCCGTGGCCTTGACGCTCAACTTTGCACGTTAGACACGGCCACCGCGGCTGAATCAAAGCAATCCTGGCGATTGCTATCCACCTGGATTCTGCTAAACTGAGGTGGtggtgatagtgtgtgtgtgtgtgtgtgtgtgtggggggggggggagtaataaAGAAAGGAATGCGGAGCTAACGTCCGAGGGGATTATTCGTATGCATGTTTCCCTTTGTGCTGCAACACCTGGAGGGATTTCTGTACGTGTTCCTATGTTGTTGATTGTTATGATCCACTGTGGCTGAGATCCACTTGGTTTGGTTTTGGAGGAAGTTCAAGTCTTCTTGTGATGTTCAGCCACGTGCACGAACATCTGCACCAGCCTGATCTGATGCGTTGGTGCTTTTTCTTTCGGATAGGGGGGGGAGTCACCCAcatgtcttcttctctcttATCCACTAAATGAGAGCACAACTGCTCGAGTGTTATCCACCATTTGATAGAGTCTAAGATTTGCTCCACTGAGCTCACGCACTAAGCACCAAGGCGCTGTGGACGAGGCCAAAAGCATATTGTCATTTTAAACCTATATGCAAATGTGCAAGTAAAAGGGTTTGCAGAGAGGTGCGGGATCCAGATCAGCGGGTGGCAAGTGTGAGacctttccacacacacacgccactaAATTGGCCTGCCAGTCAATGTGCTACTGAACTAAATACTCAGTCAGGCTGTGTCTTCAGGGCCTGTTAAAGGGATCAGTGTCACCTTGGTGTCACAGATTGGCAAAACGATTGCGCCAAAATGGGGCAAAGTCCATGGTGTTTGACTGTATAGTGACACTTAATATAAATGTGATAAACCACAGGCGGTGGCTGTGGTTTATCACATTGGGTCGAGACAGTTGTCCCTGAACCCCAGGGTCGGTAGTTTATCCACACGACTCCCATTGTCCACGTGTCCCTTAGCGAGACACTCAGCTGGTTGACACGGTTCCTAGTTGCCAGGATTAATGCAGTGGTGACATTTTATGTATACCTGTAAACTACCTTTATGGGCCagtaaaacaaatttaaataaagaagaGTGCCACAACAGCAAATAGAGAGGGCACATTGCATTCTACGGCTGGCAAGTAAACAAGAACCGCCAAAATAAGAGCCATCAGCAGCCTCGAAAATACTTGGCAGCAAAgttcacagacagagagagagagagatggagaaagataaaaggagagaaaacagagagagagagagacaaaaggagagaaaacagagagagagagagattcccaGGTACACGAGGGACGGGCTAACTGCCCTGAAGGCACCAACTGAcccccccacagacacacacacatgttcaggaATCTGTTAATAATAGGGCTTATGGCTGCTGCACATGGGAACGGGCCGGATTCAAAACTGAGCACAGTGGAATCGATGAGACCAGCAACAACGCAGTAACAGGgataagttgtgtgtgtgtgtgtgcgtgtgtgcgtgtgtccctACCCCCACCACCCCAGCATGACACAGAGAGCTGGTCCATTTGAATTCACGCGCATTGCCCTTCCAACGGACAGACGCGATGTTCTTCCCCGGAACATAATAGCGCGCGCGCTGCCGCCTGGACGCCGCACATATTGGATTTCATCACATTTACAGGCGTGTTGTTGAAGCACAGCGTGGAGAGCGTGCACAGCATGTGTTgttacccccccaccccacatatCCCATTAGAGCCAGGCTCTCTGAGGCTGCAGCCATCCTGCATCTGCATAGTCGGTTGCGGACGGCTgctaataaaaaacacacacacgcgcaccgtGCTAATTAATGAACACATCACAGGTGTGTCGCCGACCGACACGACGCCCAGAACACGGCGCTGCGTTCACGGCGCGAGACACGCGCGCGCGACCGAATGATATTATAACAACAGAACCACGGAAAACCACGGCGTATAACCTCCGTAATGTAGGCCATGCTTCTTTCTCTTGACAGAGAATCTGGGCTGTTCACAAACACACCCAGACGGGATGAGAAGGACATCTTGGAGCACCCCCCAAATATCTTACCAGAGAGCATGACCGATGCCTTCGGAGGTCTCCATGGTCCTCTGTAGCGAAACCAAGCACAGAAAAATCATTCCTGCATGCGACCACGGGACAAACCCCCACGCgcgcccccccaccaccacctcgaAGAGAGAGCTTCAATTAATTAAACGTGCGCTACTTTGTGATGCACGCGCAGGGGGGTGGGTGGCGGGTGGAGGGGGGGAAGCCCGTCGCTCATAGTGGCTTCGTGTCCCAATTGTAATTCACCAGCAGCCTCGCGACCTCCGCCGTCTCGGAGCCCTGCGCATCTCAGCAGACCTGCTTTTCAGAGAAGAAAGGTTTCCCTTCTGCGCCGGATGACACACCACCCTCTTGTTACACCGCCGCGGTCTCCACACTGTCACAGCGGCTCCGACGCCCCTCCCAGATGGAACTTGCCTTCAGTGCGCGCGTCACTTAAGCCCGTCATACACATGTTGTTCACCATGTGTTGCTTTGGCACGCGCACAATGACGGCGaatagtaaataaaaaaagggggaataaATAACAGAATAACTGAAATTGTGTGTCGTGCTGGAGAATTCCTTCTCCTTaagagtttatatatatattaatatagaaatatatattaaagaatagtaatatacatgtatacatatttggATTATTTAAATGTCTATATTTATGATAAAACGtcttaatatgaaataaatgtggatatctttttatttttaaattattcacaTTGTGcactgatataaatatataaattgaaATGCCTATATTTGAGAAACACATCCTATATACACGTACACACTACGGGTTTAAATTAAGGATATCATTTTGGAAAACAAATTCTACAAAAGATAGCACTTTTATCTCAGTATTGTTAAGTTTTATCATATTCCAGATGTTGAATCTGCCAATCCAAAACCATCCGCTGTCTTATTGAGTGCAAATGCATCTGCATTAGCCCAATAAATTATGTTGAATGTGGAAAGAATATCTCTCTTTGGGAGgagtatttgttttaattattttaattattttacagAGCAGTATTAGATTCATTTTATAAAACAGAAAAATCCAGCGAACATGaaggaaacaaagaaaacaactgCAAATGATGTAGCGTTCACAATATAATTTACTAttgaaacaaagaaagaaaaaagcagtACAAGATGAACACTTAACTTATTTAGTCCAAAAGACGTATGGTACACATGACAACACTGTTGACACGGTGTCCAATGTTGATGAGGGTTCATTGCAAGAAATCTCAGCTTCATTTTTGGGGCTGAGGGACAGAATTTGGGGTCAAACGACTATTCAAAAAGGTGTAATAAGGTCACCGATTCCTCAAGAGTGCGAATCAACCAACAGCACACTTACCACACGGAGAGCTGAAGGATTTCAGCTCCGTCCGTGACAATGCCCAAAATCTTGACACAACAGTCATGAAGAGAGAAGACCTACAACACACCAGTGGACGTCCGACCCCAGCTGGGTTACAACGTCCCGGCTCCTGGAATGTTTTGGTGATCCCTCAAAATGATCACATCATACTATTACAGTCTGGAGGTAAATCAGTAAAATGTCCTatctatatctgtatatatatatatatataaagcacgACGTTGCACCAGAGAATCGGTGGTCTCCGCTGCGTTTACAGATCGTCTTCTGCCTCCGCTGAGGGTTAAAGTCCTCGCAGCGCTCTGCAGTTGGGACAGACGCTCACCTTCTTGTTCACCAAGAAATCGCACGTCGACGCTCGCTCCAGTATGATGAGGTTTGTATCGGACAACGGCTCTTTGGGCGGCAGTCCCTGGCACACGACGTAATCCTCCAGGCCCAAAAGCAAACCGACCACTTCCGTCACGGAGGTGAGGCGCGCCGGGTACCGGTCGTACAGCGGGTGGGTGGGCAGCAGCGGCTGCTTTTGGACGGTGACCTGGTAGCAGAAGCCCGGGTCGATCAGCACGATGGCGTCGCTCAGGCTGGACTGTTTGGAGCactggatgagctgcagctgCGGGCCCTCCACCATGATGGCATACCACAAGATGGGCATTGCAGAGGAGCGCAAAGACTGGAGCAGAGTCATAAGCTGGTTTTCTATGTCCGCACCACCGACAGGCGGGTTTTCAGCCAGACTGAAGATCTGTGTGATCtgcagagagcaacagagggcaTTATTATGTGGATAgatataaattatttatatttattaatgttaatattctagatataaatattatgtatgataatatattatattaaaatgtaatatatatatatatatataaatagtttatatattaaattaaaatgtaatatataatatatatatatattaatatattatataaatattatattaaaatgtaatatataatatatataaataaaagtttaagCAGGACAATTACCATGggcaactcctcctcctcttcttcttcatcatcatcatcatcttcttcttcttcctcctcctcctcctcttcgtagTCTTCGTCATCTTCGTCGCTGTCGTCATCCTCCGCCATTTCTTCGGCATGCTTTTGACcatccttggggggggggggggcaattatGAATTAACTACAGTAATTCATGTGCAATTAAAAACATAGAGTGGAATTAAAGTGCAGATATCTAACacatttatattgttttgtattggcTCACACAGACATTCAAATATTTCAGAAACCTCTTAGTCAATGCAACAGCATCAGAAACTACAACATTCAAATTTGCCATGACAAAAGAGTttcaagaaaaggaaaaaaagaataactgAAAACTTTGAGCATCACTAAAGTTCAATGAGTGTATTGGCAGAagtttgtacatgtgtgtattttacAGCTGGTCATCTCAGCAGCTATGGAGGAAGCAGAAGTGCAACACTGATCTGAAACATGTTCCTGTAGTAAAAATGAGACGGATCCAGAGGATTGCTTTCTACTGGGCGGCAGGCAAGTTGGGGTCCGATCCGCCTGAGGAAGGTTGAATCCCtggcaaaaaaatattttgggcTGAATTTAAAAATCACCTAATGAATCATCTTTATCCCTCTGCCTCATCGGCAGTGTACGTGAGACAAATACTTAAATCTGAATATATGCGCGCCATCAATATTTGCACTAAAACCAGGATTATATGAAAATATGAAGCTTAATCCAGTCTTTGCCAGAAGACACTGTACCTCACAACAAACACTGCAGTTTGCGGAAGGCAGTGGCGCCGGTGAGGTGGCAAGCACCACGAAATGAAACATGCCGATACTGTTAAGACAGTGTAGGATACAGTTTATTTTTCTCTGACTACTTTGTTGGCTCCTTGTTTAGAGATGTAAGGGCCAAAAACACCCAATGCTACTGCAGTGATAATGAGTCACGAAGGATCCGATATTTTCATCTAATTGAGTGACAAAACATGTGATAAAGAAGAGATGGGTGACCAGGAGAAGGAACAACCCGCTTGTCAGTGACATGCATCCTTTATAAGATTAATTTCCCTTTCGGGGGTGGCCCGGTGCCTGGAATGCACAGAATAGCGACATCCCCAGTTTTTTCTTCCGTCaagcaccctcctcttcctctcttcgcgCCTACTGTCCGTATCTAATGTCTATGGTGTCAACCTGTGCAATGAAGGCAAAACAATGTCCCACCAAATGAACACATGTGCCTTCACATTGCAGACCCACAAAGAGGGCAGAGGACAGGGGGGAGGACAGACGACAGACATCCATACACATAAGCACACTGTTGCTAAAAGATCCAACCTCGAAATGGAACGCAGAGGTACAGATTGCTAATCACCATGGactggtaaaaaaataaatgaaaaaacctGGCCAAACAGGGTTGGAAGCAGGCCTGGATTCATCCCACTGGGCCACAGGACAAAAAACAGCTTGACAACAGAAACACAAGGAAATGGGACGAGGTGCCAAAGCATTCGCGAAGGAAAGTGTAAACAGGAAGCTGTGGTGACTCACATGATCGGTTAGGTGCAATAGAGCAATTAAAAATCATAAAGTGACATTATATACATCCCAAGCAAAACGCTCCGGTActtaaaaacagacatagacGCACTAATACCAATCGCAAAATGTCAACACGTTTTTGGCTTAATAGGGGGAAATATGTGCATAATtagccaaacaaaaaaaaggaggtCAGAATGTAAACAAACCAGTTTAGAGTTGTTGTGGTTGCCGCTGATGTGGGGAACCCCGTCAGGAAGCCCATTAGGCAGTTGGAGATCCATCGAATCCAACTGCGGAAAGACAAAAAGTTGACCGTTACCGTGGTGAGATGAGCGTGACATCAGCACAAACATATAATAATCCATTTTTAAACCTGCGTAGAAGGCGGTTGGTTCTTAACATCCAGTCCATATAAATATGTGCTACCGCTGGCCGACGCAGTGGTCCAGTTTATCTAAAGCAGTGGAAAAATAAGGGATTAACAATAATGAGAAATTATAATTCTTTAACATTGAGGGTTTTAGCGGCAGGCGAATGCAACTATGTTAAAAAACCACCacgaaaagaaaaatcaaaaatcaaatcaaaaatcACCAAAGTCATGGAGAACTCACCGGTTTTATGTTACAGTCGTCGTCTTCATTGTCGGTGAAGTCCAAGGCGTACTTCCGGCTGGACTTGTAGTGAGGTCGAGGCCGGCCCGGCAGAAATTGGCCATCTGGCCCGTGGTCACTGTGTCTCTTTTGGGAAGGCAGCAAGTGTCTCTGCCAAAATGTTTGCAGCGAtatttaaaaaccaaaacacgGTTACAGTTACATCCTGACGACGAGAGGAACAAACACATTTGCTCAAACGGAATAAAGCCCTACCATTGCCTGTCTCTGACACTGGCGTAGTCGACACTTCTGCCTCTTCTTGTTGCTGCCTCCAAACTTGGGTTTGTCTCCACAGAAATCACAAGTGCCGCAGTCTTTCCTGCAGAGACAGGCTTTACATTCTCCACAGGCCCGTCGCTTCCGCTTCTTATGCCACTGAATAATAAAGAAGGCGAACCCAAATGATCAAATCGCAACACACTGTGCAATTTGCGTTGGTTACGAGACACCAACATGTGTTTTCCATACACCTGTTTGTAATGCCCATTTTCAGTTTGCatgttacaaaaataaaacaccagAAAATTGGGGAAAAAAGTCAATATTAAATTGCAAAAAAGTTAGGATGCTCGGTTGAGGTGGAAAAGTTGTGCACTGGAAACCGCCTTAATCAATAAACACGCAGGTGTAATCAGATCTGTGTGGACCAATGAGGAAGCTTTAACCTTCATCACATGGTTTTTCATCATTTAATGCTTTTGACGGGCACTCTTTAAATCAGAGGATGGAAGCATGCattcttttgtgttttgtttcgcCCGTTTTCTGGATTTAATATGACAACTTTGCGCTACATTGTGGAGTGTACTACTGGCTCCCTCTCATGAAACTTATGATTCATCTTTAACACCTGTCAAAAAAACTTAAAACCTAAACTGGGAGAAATTCTGTCTCCCCATTGCTGTGAATGTTCAATATGGGTTATTGTTCCAAACTGAACAGTATATTTGAACAACATTTTGACTATACAGAGAATACAAAATAGACAGCAAAGCATGATGTGACAGGTTTAGTTTAAGCAATCACGACTTTATTTTTGGGAAAGCGGGTTTTAAAAGAACTCACgtcatcgtcgtcgtcggtcgacatgtcgtcgtcgtcgtcgtcgtcgtcgtcgtcaacATCCACGTCCACGTTGACCGAGAAGTTCTCCGTGTCGCTGCTTTTGAGACTCGGGTGCTGTGCCAGTTAAAACATGATCAGTTAAAAGGGGAAAATATGTTGCAATAACATTGAGTTTTATGATTAGAGATGGATGTTGGTCTTTTATTACAAAAACGTACCTGCGAGTCTGCAAATTCactctgtaaaataaaaatggatGTTGTGAGTACTTCAATGAATCCAATGAATTATTCAGTGTCAAAGGCAGAACTGTGCATAACTACACTTTTATTACAACTTTACATTGTGGAAAATTTGGAGTAACTGAAACAAGTGGGACCCTTACTGTAAAACATAGAAAACGgattatttcttatttattttaaagatcaACCCTTAAAACTTatctaaaaaatagttttaaatgGCTGTACAGCAAATTAAAACACCGGTGGTGTACATGCAGAGTTCAACAAGAACGCATTGGCTTGCGAGCCCAGCACATGGAGGTCTTTGATCTGATCTCTTGTACATGTACATATTAGTGGAGTATTACCTGAAAACTCAGGCTGTCCTCATACATGTCAGGAATGTCATTGTAAGGCTTTTGCGGCAGGAAGGCGGCACTTCCAGGACCCTGGGGGAAGATACAGATgaagaacattttttaaaaaggccatGAATGCAAAAGTAACATAACAAACAACGAGAATCCAAATAAACAATAGCCGGTATGTACCCGGCAGCTTACCTTGCGAATGGGACATATACATTTGCGTTTCCGACATAAGCGTTTCCTAGATTCCGGGCTctgcattccatgcttgcagTTGGCACACAGCCCACAGTTTATTGTGTTGTTGCATCCCAAGCACTGTCCACAAGGAATCCACTGGAGTTGACATgataagaaaaaggaaaaaaggagagaTTTCTTGATTCAATAATATtcacctcttccccccccccccccaacattttCATCAGTATTCTAATGCTGGAAACAACAAGATAATATAGATTGTCTCACATTCCCCAATGTTATAACACATTCAGTCAGTTTACACAACGCAACTCACT
Proteins encoded:
- the mbd1b gene encoding methyl-CpG-binding domain protein 1b; translation: MNEGPLKTPVPGGAPVEQGAGGQSTQKISGKAEWTSEPTPALEPRAASNSVAAQELPGSEDADEAAKAAGFEPPVDWFEPLEDDDNDEESLAGESERSESLAGSEKLFKKIYKFPMPRRKRSHPDEGWDEWSILGEGWKRKEVVRRSGSSIGQKDVYYLSPRGERVRSRVELISLMEGQLDLSTFEYKSGKFYNGEAPPVRIRHRTKRKVRERSSSESSWMERGDGADTPDSHHTSTPSLGPKNLQTSLSLNSAVGTLNKDSRDEDPPAGETNKLPLPSSSRPLPSINGEVGSEDGTLICARCGISFTGTWYDKQRKKPCCPNCWAASKSKEHPMVRFRKWIPCGQCLGCNNTINCGLCANCKHGMQSPESRKRLCRKRKCICPIRKGPGSAAFLPQKPYNDIPDMYEDSLSFQSEFADSQHPSLKSSDTENFSVNVDVDVDDDDDDDDDDMSTDDDDDWHKKRKRRACGECKACLCRKDCGTCDFCGDKPKFGGSNKKRQKCRLRQCQRQAMRHLLPSQKRHSDHGPDGQFLPGRPRPHYKSSRKYALDFTDNEDDDCNIKPINWTTASASGSTYLYGLDVKNQPPSTQLDSMDLQLPNGLPDGVPHISGNHNNSKLDGQKHAEEMAEDDDSDEDDEDYEEEEEEEEEEDDDDDEEEEEEELPMITQIFSLAENPPVGGADIENQLMTLLQSLRSSAMPILWYAIMVEGPQLQLIQCSKQSSLSDAIVLIDPGFCYQVTVQKQPLLPTHPLYDRYPARLTSVTEVVGLLLGLEDYVVCQGLPPKEPLSDTNLIILERASTCDFLVNKKVSVCPNCRALRGL